From Leptodactylus fuscus isolate aLepFus1 chromosome 11, aLepFus1.hap2, whole genome shotgun sequence, one genomic window encodes:
- the PRRC2A gene encoding protein PRRC2A produces the protein MSERPGQTAKGKDGKKYSSLNLFDTYKGKSLEVQKPAVTTRHGLQSLGKVAIARRMPPPANLPSLKAENKGNDPNVSLVPKDGSGWASKQDTPEPKSTDVSPAAQPESPQPLASQTPASNQSKRPPVPQEPPQPAAAAVKTWAQASTTHGAQADGGKASSRLSPFSREEFPTLQAAGDQDKSGHDQSTSAVSYGPGPSLRPQNATSWRDGGGRGGLGPGSLDGESREPPSDAAHTPSSEPALRPGLPPPAPQQFPPYRGMLAPFMYPPYLPFPPPYGPQGAFRFHGAEAPRFPRLAPPRASQAAPRMTEPVSRPSILKQDDLKEFDELDQEADDGWAGAHEEVDYTEKLKFSDDEDGKDTDGEDKREAETPSTDKTAPPQNTAETTDSRKASPTEEKPPPAKAAWSEAPRATEPQQATVGSVTSSQRAPPAHRGPTPENKEKPAAPLAGAPMEDEDEAWRQRRKQSSSEISQAVERARRRREEEERRMEEERRAACAEKLKRLDMKRRAAPEEGEQPATNMRSGSSEGAEPPTLPPVVEPAPPAEAPPQPTVTPPQAPPEVPQVKGEPSPPPRQEPKQEPVPAMSRPQTTGPSQGGYSKFQKSLPPRFQRQQQEQLMKQWQQNREPTPPSPGGPPPAQTLGAPTAQPPQKALYGGGSMGRTTPVPTPQPQPAPLPPPHVSYDPRWVMVPPFIDPRIMQGRPIDYYPPAAGVHPTGLMSRERSDSGGSGSDGYDRHAPIMRERGTPPADSKLMWGGEMYNAPDARPVASPLRQNTEEEERDLRSETPPVRPLAPQQSQPAPYLGNFTTYQENAVGHRYPVDDQRTWHQQRNHTAPPQPQPTPPMEQRRSDPVPAQPVPAAAPSTQPRRADDEPVLLRREASVPPPTPPAQPDATSKLEVTSGRHKEERKEMPKEETKPERHGGKNEYHRPPRRESKTETRWGPRPGGGGRRQEENLVTGGSSSQAPGHRRMGPIKKSGRKEELGTREQQDGKTSQTPLMATEPPKPRQTNHSNREGEQSAGSPSRRRKEAIIGNARGSPALVSSSRGHGRGEYFARGRGFRGAYSGRGRGGRGRSREFRGGYRRESPFYREEADPINKPAPNAGERERNASETRSEGSEYEEVPKRRRQRGSETGSETEPVNSEKEPGKNGLSSQQHTDSAMINPRHPEKGRDSVRGGRTFTPRGVPSRRGRGGSSSVPLNWNPLPRQQPAASHGPPAQPPIQPNKSERRNEKVPVSPSVPSEERVPPPPRRRRHGRSQQQDKPPRFRRLKQERENAARAGNGSGPLPPQQPITTMQDQHQRSLPPEEERLGPRRGHKSPEPCNANSDQANEEWETASESSDFTEKKEKGDVPVQNGGLVVGPPAPTGGRDQRKDLSKRSFSSQRPVMERQNRRPMHPGGQRPGRGGGGKSGEKRSWPSPRNRGGRTNDDRAPSVHLPPPPPNPSAVYRVDRVIHSDPAGIQQALSELGQRHGKVMAVKQNLDLPSGRCQPRTDSLLGSCSESANENFAVPIQKRNLRSRRGREDVPNEGISAQAWAHRITRGHRLESLGSGVWNRERSNDRGKLRASYPMDPWMDPLNSYEDTIHTEMSQSDSGVDLSSDSQLSSSSCSQRSSPDGGMKPEGGKRSGRSGPAGHPQHGHIPIGLPPDPIGMERAQKSSECPGVTSAPSCLSSPPSPKEPCVSSDGTKQGRDLQGTASQPPCMTGSSPQSWDLPHNSATVEPQADPRQLTLSSAHPEGARSQMPDDRGQRVYPNQFYQVDVHVTSTGSGYRPGTPSLQPYRSQPLYLHAAPSPGSTPALLPTSALLSGVALKGQYLEFSDLSKVPAGSLLYQAPAFLYGGHYCPAQVSTDQQQQLLQVRQEVASASDYYSTPLHHAGQSGYLTTAPTQQVLLSMVDAQLPVMGFGSMSSAAPQPPLVPVGQALQPLHQLSAAGRTLSHNVRNEYPTHMADMKPPEDQRRSGAGMSVPMSGVRAKPPHSGYGVARSQHFEVYQQGVNPNSSRWTPRSWDRPRTRDDDSQNTRDSHNEGK, from the exons ATGTCAGAGCGGCCGGGGCAGACTGCAAAAGGGAAGGATGGCAAGAAGTACTCGTCCCTCAACCTGTTTGATACCTACAAGGGCAAGTCCTTAGAGGTGCAGAAACCAGCTG TCACAACCCGCCATGGCCTGCAAAGTCTCGGTAAAGTTGCTATTGCCAGGCGCATGCCCCCCCCAGCCAACCTACCAAGCCTGAAAGCAGAAAACAAAGGGAATGACCCAAACGTCTCACTAGTTCCCAAAGACGGATCAGGATGGGCAAGCAAGCAGGATACACCAGAGCCAAAGAG TACCGATGTCTCTCCAGCAGCGCAGCCGGAGTCGCCGCAACCGCTGGCTTCGCAGACGCCTGCATCAAACCAGTCGAAGCGCCCCCCAGTTCCACAAGAG CCCCCCCAACCAGCCGCCGCCGCGGTAAAGACCTGGGCACAGGCCAGTACCACACATGGAGCACAAGCAGATG GTGGAAAGGCATCAAGCCGACTGTCGCCATTCTCTCGAGAGGAATTTCCAACCCTGCAGGCGGCTGGGGACCAGGACAAAAGTGGGCACGACCAGAGCACCTCCGCTGTGTCGTATGGGCCCGGACCAAGCCTCCGCCCCCAGA ATGCAACCAGCTGGAGGGACGGGGGTGGGAGGGGGGGGCTTGGTCCAGGCTCCCTGGACGGTGAGAGCCGCGAGCCTCCCTCTGACGCGGCACACACCCCCAGCAGTGAGCCAGCCCTCCGGCCAGGGCTGCCTCCCCCTGCTCCCCAACAGTTCCCTCCATATCGGGGGATGCTTGCACCGTTT ATGTATCCTCCGTACTTGCCGTTTCCCCCTCCATATGGGCCACAAGGAGCCTTTCGGTTTCATGGCGCAGAAGCTCCCAG GTTCCCACGTCTGGCTCCTCCACGCGCCTCTCAGGCTGCTCCCAGGATGACCGAGCCTGTCAGCCGCCCCTCCATCTTGAAGCAAGATGATCTGAAGGAGTTTGATGAGCTGGATCAAGAGGCAGATGACGGATGGGCAG GAGCCCATGAGGAGGTGGATTACACTGAAAAGCTGAAGTTCAGTGATGATGAGGATGGGAAGGACACGGACGGCGAGGACAAAAG GGAGGCCGAGACTCCTAGCACAGATAAGACGGCCCCTCCTCAGAATACCGCCGAGACCACAGACTCTAGGAAGGCCTCCCCTACCGAAGAGAAGCCTCCTCCAGCCAAGGCAGCGTGGTCAGAGGCTCCTCGTGCCACAGAACCCCAGCAGGCCACGGTGGGAAGCGTCACATCCTCGCAGAGGGCACCACCGGCACATCGGGGACCTACTCCTGAAAACAAG GAAAAACCGGCGGCACCTTTGGCTGGTGCACCCATGGAAGATGAGGACGAGGCGTGGCGTCAGCGTAGAAAACAGTCGTCCTCTGAAATCTCCCAAGCCGTGGAGCGTGCCCggagaagaagagaagaggaggaaCGCAGgatggaagaggagaggagagccgCCTGTGCAGAGAAGCTCAAGCGTCTGGATATGAAGCGACGGGCTGCTCCAGAAGAGGGAGAGCAGCCTGCGACAAATATGAGGAGCGGGTCTAGCGAGGGTGCCGAACCCCCTACCCTTCCTCCTG TGGTGGAACCAGCTCCACCTGCCGAAGCTCCGCCACAGCCCACCGTGACTCCACCTCAAGCTCCTCCTGAAGTTCCTCAGGTCAAGGGAGAACCAAGTCCGCCTCCCAGGCAAGAGCCCAAACAGGAGCCGGTGCCAGCCATGAGCCGGCCACAAACTACAGGGCCTTCCCAGGGAGGATATAGCAAGTTTCAGAAAAGTCTGCCACCCCGCTTCCAGCGTCAGCAGCAG GAGCAACTGATGAAGCAGTGGCAGCAGAATAGAGAGCCCACTCCTCCATCACCGGGCGGACCGCCACCGGCACAAACGCTTGGAGCACCTACGGCTCAGCCACCTCAAAAAGCTCTCTATGGCGGAGGATCCATGGGCCGGACTACACCTGTACCCACCCCACAACCACAGCCGGCCCCCCTGCCACCACCACATGTCAGCTACGATCCTCGCTGGGTGATGGTGCCACCTTTCATAGATCCACGCATCATGCAGGGGAGGCCCATCGATTATTATCCTCCTGCGGCAGGGGTTCACCCTACAG GGTTGATGTCCCGGGAGCGGTCAGATAGCGGTGGTTCAGGATCCGATGGATATGATCGCCATGCACCTATTATGAGAGAGCGAGGAACGCCTCCTGCAGACTCCAAGCTCATGTGGGGTGGAGAGATGTACAACGCCCCAGATGCCCGGCCTGTAGCATCTCCTCTGAGACAGAATACAGAAGAGGAGGAGCGGGATCTGAG AAGCGAAACGCCGCCTGTTCGCCCACTTGCTCCCCAGCAGTCTCAGCCTGCTCCTTACTTGGGCAATTTCACGACTTATCAAGAAAATGCTGTTGGGCACAGATACCCAGTCGATGACCAGCGTACTTGGCACCAGCAGCGCAACCACACGGCTCCCCCGCAGCCACAGCCGACTCCGCCGATGGAGCAGAGACGTTCAGATCCAGTTCCTGCTCAACCTGTCCCGGCTGCTGCTCCTTCAACGCAGCCTCGCCGAGCAGATGACGAACCGGTCCTACTCCGAAGAGAAGCCTCTGTTCCTCCTCCAACACCTCCGGCCCAGCCCGATGCTACTTCTAAATTGGAAGTCACTAGTGGACGACACAAGGAGGAGAGGAAAGAAATGCCCAAAGAGGAGACAAAGCCTGAAAGACACGGTGGCAAGAATGAATATCACAGACCACCACGTCGTGAGTCCAAGACTGAAACCCGCTGGGGACCTAGGCCGGGCGGAGGAGGCCGGAGACAGGAAGAAAATCTAGTTACAGGTGGCTCGTCATCTCAAGCACCGGGCCACAGACGTATGGGTCCTATCAAAAAGAGCGGAAGGAAGGAGGAACTTGGAACCAGAGAGCAGCAGGATGGTAAGACGTCCCAGACACCACTGATGGCGACCGAGCCGCCAAAGCCGAGACAGACAAACCATTCTAATAGAGAGGGCGAGCAGTCTGCGGGGTCTCCTTCTCGCCGGAGAAAGGAAGCCATCATTGGCAACGCCCGGGGCTCCCCTGCACTAGTCTCCTCATCTCGTGGCCACGGCAGAGGAGAATACTTTGCCAGAGGGCGAGGCTTTCGTGGGGCGTACAGCGGCCGTGGACGTGGCGGTAGAGGTAGGAGCCGTGAGTTTCGGGGTGGATACAGAAGAGAGAGCCCTTTCTACAGAGAAGAGGCCGATCCCATCAACAAACCGGCCCCTAATGCTGGCGAACGCGAACGAAATGCTAGCGAAACAAGAAGCGAAGGTTCAGAGTATGAAGAAGTTCCCAAAAGAAGACGGCAACGTGGTTCCGAAACTGGAAGCGAAACGGAGCCGGTCAACTCTGAAAAAGAGCCAGGAAAGAACGGACTTTCCTCGCAGCAGCACACCGACTCCGCCATGATTAATCCTCGACACCCAGAAAAGGGTCGGGACTCTGTTAGAGGGGGTCGTACTTTTACACCCAGGGGTGTTCCTTCtaggagggggagaggaggatcATCGAGCGTACCGCTGAACTGGAATCCACTCCCCAGGCAGCAGCCGGCGGCGTCTCACGGTCCGCCTGCACAGCCGCCAATTCAGCCCAATAAATCTGAGAGAAGAAATGAGAAGGTGCCGGTGAGCCCATCAGTACCCAGCGAGGAAAGGGTTCCTCCACCGCCCAGGAGAAGACGGCACGGACGGTCGCAGCAGCAGGACAAACCTCCGCGTTTCCGAAGACTGAAACAGGAGAGAGAGAATGCTGCCAGAGCTGGAAACGGGTCCGGCCCGCTGCCACCCCAGCAGCCGATCACCACGATGCAGGACCAGCACCAACGTTCATTACCGCCTGAGGAGGAGCGCCTGGGACCCAGGCGAGGGCACAAATCGCCGGAGCCTTGCAATGCTAACTCTGACCAGGCCAACGAAGAATGGGAGACGGCCTCTGAAAGCAGCGACTTCACCGAGAAAAAAGAGAAGGGCGATGTCCCTGTCCAAAATGGAGGATTAGTGGTTGGTCCGCCTGCTCCTACGGGAGGAAGAGACCAAAGGAAAGACCTATCCAAGAGAAGCTTCTCCAGCCAAAGACCAGTCATGGAGAGACAAAACCGTCGACCCATGCATCCTGGCGGACAGAGACCGGGACGGGGCGGGGGCGGCAAGTCTGGAGAGAAAAGAAGCTGGCCGTCTCCTAGGAACAGAGG TGGCAGGACCAATGATGACCGCGCGCCATCTGtacatcttcctcctcctcctcccaaccCAAGCGCAGTCTATCGGGTGGATCGTGTGATCCACAGTGACCCTGCCGGGATACAACAGGCGCTCAGCGAACTCGGGCAACGACACGGCAAAGTCATGGCTGTCAAGCAGAACTTGGACCTTCCTAGTGGCCGCTGTCAGCCGAGGACAG ATTCTCTCCTGGGCAGTTGCTCCGAGTCAGCTAATGAAAATTTTGCAGTTCCAATACAAAAACGAAACCTGCGTTCTAGGCGAGGGCGAGAG GATGTTCCTAATGAAGGGATTTCTGCCCAGGCATGGGCACATCGCATCACTCGAGGCCATCGCTTAGAGTCACTCGGGTCGGGCGTCTGGAACAGAGAGCGAAGCA ATGACAGAGGAAAGCTGCGCGCCTCTTACCCCATGGACCCCTGGATGGATCCTCTGAACTCCTACGAGGACACCATTCACACTGAG ATGAGTCAGTCGGACAGCGGCGTGGATCTAAGCAGCGATTCTCAGCTCTCCTCCAGCAGTTGTAGCCAGCGAAGCTCCCCTGATGGCGGGATGAAGCCTGAAGGGGGCAAGAGATCCGGGAGGTCGGGGCCTGCAGGTCACCCTCAGCATGGACACATTCCG ATAGGACTCCCCCCTGACCCCATTGGTATGGAGCGGGCCCAGAAGTCCTCTGAATGTCCCGGTGTGACCAGCGCCCCTTCCTGCCTCTCATCGCCTCCGAGTCCTAAG GAGCCGTGTGTTTCCTCAGATGGCACCAAGCAGGGCAGAGACCTACAAGGCACTGCAAGCCAGCCTCCCTGCATG ACAGGCTCCTCGCCGCAGTCTTGGGATCTCCCTCACAATTCAGCTACTGTTGAACCCCAGGCGGACCCTCGGCAGCTCACCTTATCGTCTGCCCACCCGGAAGGAGCAAGATCGCAGATGCCAG ATGACCGAGGTCAGAGAGTGTACCCCAACCAGTTCTACCAG GTGGACGTCCATGTCACAAGCACAGGCAGTGGGTACAGGCCCGGGACCCCCTCTCTGCAGCCCTACAG ATCTCAGCCTCTGTACCTGCACGCGGCGCCATCACCAGGTTCAACACCTGCTCTGCTGCCGACATCCGCTCTTCTCTCTGGTGTTGCCCTGAAAGGCCAGTACCTGGAGTTCAGTGACCTGAGCAAGGTGCCGGCAGGGAGTCTGCTGTACCAGGCCCCAGCGTTCCTGTACGGCGGCCATTACTGCCCGGCACAGGTCAGCACTGACCAACAACAGCAGCTGTTACAG GTCAGACAGGAGGTGGCGTCAGCGTCGGACTACTACTCCACTCCTCTTCATCATGCTGGACAGAGCGGATAcctcactactgcccccaccCAGCAG GTTCTTCTCTCTATGGTGGACGCGCAGCTCCCAGTAATGGGGTTCGGCTCCATGTCCTCTGCAGCTCCGCAGCCACCACTGGTCCCTGTAGGTCAAGCACTGCAGCCATTGCACCAGCTGTCCGCCGCAGGCCGAACACTCTCGCACAATGTCAGAAATGAG TATCCTACACATATGGCCGACATGAAGCCGCCTGAAGATCAGAGGAGAAGTGGAGCAGGAATGTCCGTCCCTATGTCGGGAGTCAG GGCAAAACCTCCACATTCTGGTTATGGAGTGGCCAGAAGCCAGCACTTTGAGGTTTATCAGCAG GGGGTTAATCCCAACTCCTCACGCTGGACTCCAAGATCCTGGGACAGACCACGGACTCGAGATGACGATTCCCAGAACACAAGAGATTCCCACAACGAGGGGAAGTAG